One genomic region from Nocardia vinacea encodes:
- a CDS encoding wax ester/triacylglycerol synthase family O-acyltransferase, which yields MITRLTPQDTSFYRLESSSNPIHIGSLAIVRGSDSAQGETALDYDELVDLVESRLSLVPRYRRKVREIPFALGRPVWVEDSHFDITYHIRRSALPAPGTDCQLHDLVARLASRPLDQSRPLWEMYLIEGLAEGRSAIFTKTHSALVDGDTALEIGHVILDTSASPRGIADDAWVAPREPNEVELLIGALTHLSAQPREALEVARDASAHAFSVVEAAGKAVDSMVSAVRAATVGAPDSPLNAKTSRNRRFDVVRTDLEDYRKIRKRFECSINDAILAVVTGALRNWLLSRGEALTESTVLRAVVPMSVYVEGIDDQLKPASEVSSFLIDLPVGEPNPVMRLSHISHATEANSKHRRGVRARTLVHLAGFAPASLHAMSVRAASTFAEHTFNLVITNAPGPQTPMYIGGARMLEMYPVSPLLRNQASSIGITSYDGRVFYGLNADRDAMADIGVLAASVHESMEEMLGACV from the coding sequence GTGATCACGAGATTGACGCCGCAGGACACGTCGTTCTATCGGCTCGAGTCGAGCAGCAATCCGATCCATATCGGCTCTCTCGCGATCGTCCGAGGTAGCGACTCCGCACAGGGGGAAACGGCACTCGACTACGACGAACTGGTCGATCTGGTGGAGAGCAGGCTTTCCCTGGTCCCCCGCTACCGCAGGAAAGTGCGCGAAATCCCGTTCGCGCTGGGCCGCCCGGTCTGGGTCGAGGACAGCCATTTCGATATCACCTATCACATTCGCCGCTCCGCACTGCCCGCTCCGGGAACCGACTGTCAGCTGCACGATCTGGTGGCTCGGCTGGCGTCGCGACCGCTCGATCAGAGTCGCCCGCTGTGGGAGATGTACTTGATCGAGGGCCTGGCGGAGGGCCGGTCCGCGATCTTCACCAAAACCCACTCGGCACTCGTCGATGGGGATACCGCACTCGAGATCGGGCACGTCATCCTCGATACCAGCGCATCACCGCGCGGAATCGCCGATGACGCCTGGGTAGCGCCGCGCGAACCCAACGAGGTGGAACTGCTGATCGGCGCGCTCACCCACCTGTCCGCGCAGCCGCGCGAAGCGCTCGAAGTGGCGCGCGACGCGAGCGCGCACGCGTTCTCGGTGGTCGAGGCCGCGGGCAAGGCGGTGGATTCGATGGTTTCGGCCGTGCGCGCGGCCACCGTCGGCGCACCGGACAGCCCGCTCAACGCCAAGACCTCCCGCAACCGCCGCTTCGATGTGGTGCGCACGGACCTGGAGGACTACCGCAAGATCCGCAAGCGCTTCGAATGCTCGATCAACGATGCGATCCTGGCCGTCGTCACCGGGGCGCTGCGCAATTGGCTGCTCTCGCGCGGTGAGGCGCTCACCGAATCGACTGTGCTGCGCGCGGTGGTGCCCATGTCGGTCTATGTCGAAGGCATCGACGACCAGCTGAAACCGGCCAGCGAGGTCTCCTCGTTCCTCATCGATCTGCCGGTGGGCGAACCGAATCCGGTGATGCGCCTATCGCACATCTCCCACGCCACCGAGGCCAACAGCAAGCACCGGCGCGGCGTGCGGGCGCGCACCCTGGTGCACCTGGCCGGCTTCGCTCCGGCGAGCCTGCATGCGATGAGTGTGCGGGCGGCGAGTACGTTCGCAGAGCACACGTTCAATCTGGTGATCACCAACGCACCGGGTCCGCAGACCCCGATGTATATCGGCGGCGCGCGGATGCTGGAGATGTATCCGGTGTCGCCGCTGCTGCGCAACCAGGCCTCGAGCATCGGGATCACGTCCTATGACGGACGCGTCTTCTACGGACTCAACGCCGACCGCGACGCGATGGCCGATATCGGCGTGCTGGCCGCGTCGGTGCACGAGTCCATGGAGGAGATGCTCGGTGCCTGCGTCTGA
- a CDS encoding DUF6912 family protein: MRVYIPATVPMLRELVANRELRPTGGTAFAVTPTLREAYASGDDEELAEVAMAEAARASLRLLAAEREEATEASDDEDADDPATTYHSPVYRRAVIAADVTGAKLRPDLDDAVVRLAGPIGYDRIASVHVDLAEAEPEVAKAVDVVDAADLGDADAEFVLGDAEDHQLAWYAAQELPFLLELL, from the coding sequence ATGCGGGTCTATATCCCCGCCACCGTGCCGATGCTGCGTGAGCTCGTCGCGAACCGGGAACTGCGCCCGACCGGCGGCACCGCCTTCGCGGTCACGCCGACGCTGCGCGAGGCCTATGCCTCCGGTGACGACGAAGAATTGGCCGAGGTCGCGATGGCCGAGGCCGCGCGGGCCTCGTTGCGCCTGCTCGCCGCCGAGCGCGAGGAGGCCACCGAGGCGTCCGACGACGAGGACGCCGACGACCCTGCCACCACCTACCACAGCCCGGTCTATCGCCGCGCGGTCATCGCCGCCGATGTAACCGGTGCGAAGCTGCGCCCCGACCTCGACGACGCGGTGGTGCGATTGGCCGGACCGATCGGATACGACCGGATCGCCTCGGTGCACGTCGACCTGGCCGAGGCCGAACCCGAGGTGGCCAAGGCGGTCGATGTCGTCGATGCCGCCGACCTCGGCGATGCCGATGCCGAATTCGTGCTCGGTGATGCCGAGGACCATCAGCTGGCCTGGTACGCCGCCCAGGAGCTGCCGTTCCTGCTCGAATTACTGTGA
- a CDS encoding ferredoxin reductase — protein MVLKKAALSVRTVREWLEAPAAEVAERGGRLNVLRGAVARVTTPLLPDDYLHLANPLWSARELRGRIVEVRKETADSATLVIKPGWGFDWKYEPGQYIGIGILVEGRWHWRSYSLTCPPNWTDPEHRGKRLISIAVKAMPEGFLSSHLVSGVAAGTIVRLAAPQGGFVLPSPPPEKVLFLTAGSGITPVMAMLRALDRRDVVTDVVHVHSARTRDDVMFGAELRDLHDRHPSFSSHLHLTDEQGRFSLTTLDEQFPDWRERQTWACGPAAMLDEIEQHWREAGISDRLHVERFEIERSAVGEGGTVTFGNTGRAVEVDGATSLLEAGESAGVQMPFGCRMGICQTCVVTLTSGHTRDLRNGDERREGDKVQTCISAAAGDCTLDI, from the coding sequence ATGGTCTTGAAAAAAGCGGCACTCTCGGTGCGCACGGTCCGGGAGTGGCTGGAGGCTCCGGCGGCGGAAGTCGCCGAGCGCGGCGGACGGCTGAACGTACTGCGCGGCGCCGTCGCGCGCGTCACCACGCCACTGCTGCCCGACGACTATCTACACCTGGCGAATCCACTGTGGTCGGCGCGTGAGCTGCGCGGCCGAATTGTCGAGGTGCGCAAGGAAACCGCCGATTCGGCCACCCTGGTCATCAAGCCGGGCTGGGGCTTCGACTGGAAATACGAGCCGGGTCAATACATCGGCATCGGCATTCTGGTCGAGGGCCGCTGGCACTGGCGCTCGTACTCGCTGACCTGCCCGCCCAATTGGACCGATCCGGAACATCGGGGCAAGCGCCTGATCTCCATCGCGGTCAAGGCGATGCCCGAGGGTTTCCTGTCCAGCCACCTTGTCAGCGGTGTCGCCGCGGGCACCATCGTCCGGTTGGCCGCACCGCAGGGCGGTTTCGTGCTGCCGTCGCCGCCGCCGGAAAAGGTGCTGTTCCTCACCGCGGGCAGCGGTATCACCCCGGTCATGGCCATGCTGCGCGCGCTGGATCGCCGCGATGTGGTCACCGATGTGGTGCACGTGCACTCCGCGCGCACCCGCGACGATGTGATGTTCGGCGCCGAACTGCGCGATCTGCACGATCGCCACCCCAGTTTCTCCTCGCATCTGCACCTCACCGATGAGCAGGGCCGGTTCTCCCTGACCACATTGGACGAACAATTCCCGGATTGGCGCGAGCGCCAGACCTGGGCCTGCGGTCCGGCCGCCATGCTCGACGAGATCGAACAACACTGGCGCGAGGCGGGCATCAGCGACCGGTTGCATGTCGAGCGCTTCGAGATCGAGCGCTCCGCCGTGGGTGAGGGCGGCACCGTGACATTCGGCAATACCGGGCGCGCGGTCGAGGTCGACGGCGCGACCAGTCTGCTGGAGGCTGGCGAATCCGCCGGTGTACAGATGCCGTTCGGCTGCCGGATGGGCATCTGCCAAACCTGTGTCGTCACACTGACTTCCGGACATACCCGCGATCTGCGCAATGGTGACGAGCGCCGCGAAGGTGACAAGGTGCAGACCTGCATCTCGGCCGCAGCGGGCGACTGCACACTCGACATCTGA
- a CDS encoding fatty acid desaturase: MAIADIKAFAHLTAADIETLGQELDSIRRSVELSRGERDAKYIRRTIAAQRGLEVLARAVLFGSRNRWAWLTGTALLSVAKIIENMELGHNISHGQWDWMNDPEIHSGTWEWDMTGPSAQWRRAHNYSHHTYTNVLGKDEDLGFGILRMTRDEQWRPIHLIQPLANILLAATFEWGIALHDLSIEKELSGTPPKERMSEPNKEFARKITRQVAKDFLFYPALTGPAFMSTLKANATANLVRNLWAYAVIFCGHFPDGAEKFTIEQLEGETSGEWYLRQMLGSANFKAGPAMAFMSGNLCYQIEHHLFPDLPSNRYPEIAERVRELCDKYDLPYTTGSLGKQYLLAFRTIHKLALPDRFLKRTADDAPETSSEHKFAGISLPAMPSMPNAERWADKWNETHWLPVDPETGKRRGLRSALNEAKVVLREKARHEKEVLREAKLALQEKARQEKATLQRKAMRERALRSIRRRK, translated from the coding sequence GTGGCCATCGCCGATATCAAAGCGTTCGCCCATCTCACGGCGGCTGACATCGAAACACTGGGGCAAGAACTCGATTCCATTCGGCGGTCCGTCGAACTGTCCCGCGGCGAGCGTGACGCAAAGTACATCCGGCGCACCATCGCGGCACAGCGTGGCCTGGAAGTGCTAGCGCGCGCGGTGCTGTTCGGCAGCCGCAATCGGTGGGCTTGGCTGACCGGGACGGCGCTCCTGTCGGTCGCCAAGATCATCGAGAATATGGAGCTCGGGCACAACATCAGCCACGGGCAATGGGACTGGATGAACGATCCGGAAATCCACTCCGGCACCTGGGAGTGGGATATGACCGGGCCGTCGGCGCAGTGGCGGCGGGCGCACAACTATTCGCACCACACTTACACCAATGTGCTCGGCAAGGATGAGGATCTCGGCTTCGGCATCCTGCGGATGACCCGCGACGAGCAGTGGCGGCCGATCCATCTGATCCAGCCGCTGGCCAATATCCTGCTCGCGGCCACCTTCGAATGGGGTATCGCGCTGCACGACTTGAGCATCGAGAAGGAACTCTCCGGCACGCCGCCCAAGGAGCGGATGTCGGAGCCGAACAAGGAGTTCGCCCGCAAGATAACCCGCCAGGTGGCCAAGGACTTCCTGTTCTACCCCGCGCTCACCGGACCGGCCTTCATGTCGACGCTCAAGGCGAACGCGACCGCCAACCTGGTGCGCAACCTGTGGGCATATGCGGTGATCTTCTGCGGCCACTTCCCCGATGGCGCCGAGAAATTCACCATCGAGCAGCTCGAGGGCGAGACCAGCGGCGAGTGGTATCTGCGCCAGATGCTCGGCAGCGCCAACTTCAAGGCCGGACCCGCGATGGCCTTCATGAGCGGCAACCTCTGCTACCAGATCGAACATCACCTGTTCCCCGACCTGCCGAGCAACCGGTATCCGGAAATCGCCGAGCGGGTCCGCGAATTGTGCGACAAGTACGACCTGCCCTACACCACCGGCTCCCTCGGCAAGCAGTATCTGCTGGCCTTCCGGACCATCCACAAGCTCGCACTGCCGGACCGTTTCCTCAAGCGCACCGCCGATGACGCACCGGAGACCTCCTCGGAGCACAAGTTCGCAGGTATCTCACTGCCCGCCATGCCGTCGATGCCCAATGCCGAGCGCTGGGCCGACAAGTGGAACGAGACGCACTGGCTGCCCGTCGACCCCGAGACCGGTAAGCGTCGCGGCCTGCGCTCGGCGCTCAACGAGGCCAAGGTGGTGCTGCGGGAGAAGGCGCGGCACGAGAAGGAAGTGCTGCGCGAGGCCAAGCTGGCGCTGCAGGAAAAGGCCCGTCAGGAGAAGGCGACATTGCAGCGTAAGGCCATGCGCGAGCGGGCGCTCCGCAGCATCCGCCGCCGGAAGTGA
- a CDS encoding fatty acid desaturase, producing MAISDVKEYAHLTEADVEALGAEFDAIRRDIEASRGARDARYIRNVIRLQRALEISGRAVLFASFLPPAWLAGVALLSTAKIIENMEIGHNVMHGQWDWMNDPEVHSSTWEWDNTGPSKHWKQTHNYLHHKYTNVLGMDDDIGYGLLRVTRDQRWRPFNIGNPAYNLMLQLFFEYGVAIQHLELGKVHRLKEGSPERAAFEVKRREVLVKIGKQAGKDYLLFPLLTGPAFVSTLTANLTANIIRNIWTNAVIFCGHFPDGAEKFTKADIDGESKGQWYLRQMLGSANISGGPVMHFMTGNLSHQIEHHLFPDLPSNRYADIAVRVRALAEKYDLPYTTGSLPVQYFKSWRTILKLALPNKYLRATADDAPETASERKFDGAAIPSFDPATGKRRGLRTALQDGRRRFARRAVSVA from the coding sequence ATGGCGATCTCGGATGTCAAGGAATACGCGCACCTCACCGAAGCCGATGTGGAGGCACTCGGTGCGGAGTTCGACGCGATCCGGCGCGATATCGAGGCCTCGCGCGGTGCTCGGGACGCGCGGTATATCCGCAATGTCATCCGCTTGCAGCGTGCGCTCGAGATCAGCGGCCGCGCGGTGCTGTTCGCCAGTTTCCTGCCCCCCGCCTGGCTCGCCGGTGTGGCCCTGCTCAGCACGGCCAAGATCATCGAGAATATGGAGATCGGGCACAACGTCATGCACGGGCAGTGGGATTGGATGAACGATCCGGAAGTCCACTCCAGCACCTGGGAATGGGATAACACCGGCCCCTCCAAGCACTGGAAGCAGACGCACAACTACCTGCACCACAAGTACACCAATGTGCTCGGCATGGACGACGACATCGGCTACGGCCTGCTGCGCGTCACCCGGGATCAGCGGTGGAGGCCGTTCAATATCGGCAATCCGGCCTACAACCTGATGCTGCAGCTGTTCTTCGAATACGGCGTCGCGATCCAGCATCTGGAGCTGGGCAAGGTGCACCGGCTGAAGGAGGGCTCGCCGGAGCGGGCCGCATTCGAGGTCAAGCGCCGCGAGGTACTGGTCAAGATCGGCAAGCAGGCCGGAAAGGATTACCTCCTGTTCCCGCTGCTCACCGGCCCCGCCTTCGTCTCGACGCTCACCGCGAACCTGACCGCCAATATCATCCGCAATATCTGGACCAATGCGGTGATCTTCTGCGGCCACTTCCCGGACGGCGCCGAGAAATTCACCAAGGCCGATATAGACGGCGAATCCAAGGGCCAGTGGTATCTGCGCCAGATGCTGGGCAGCGCCAATATCTCCGGCGGTCCGGTCATGCACTTCATGACCGGCAATCTGAGCCACCAGATCGAACACCACCTGTTCCCCGATCTGCCGAGCAACCGCTACGCCGATATCGCGGTGCGGGTGCGCGCCCTGGCCGAGAAGTACGACCTGCCCTACACCACCGGCTCGCTTCCGGTGCAGTACTTCAAGTCCTGGCGCACCATCCTGAAGCTGGCACTGCCGAACAAGTACCTGCGCGCGACCGCCGACGACGCCCCCGAGACCGCTTCGGAGCGCAAATTCGATGGCGCCGCAATACCGAGCTTCGACCCGGCCACCGGTAAGCGTCGCGGCCTGCGCACGGCGTTGCAGGATGGGCGCCGCCGGTTCGCCCGTCGGGCCGTTTCCGTCGCCTGA
- the bluB gene encoding 5,6-dimethylbenzimidazole synthase has product MTEGVCAEDLSVYEAIRMRRDVRAEFTGDLVDDATLWRILDAAHRAPSVGNSQPWDFVVVHEHATLRKFADHVAQKRIEFRDALPPDRAATFDPIKIEGITESGTGIVVTYDHDRGGPQVLGRATVPETGIYSAVLAIQNLWLAATAEQIGVGWVSFYDAEFLTDLVGLPDGIRPVAWLCVGPVHEFQRIPDLERFGWRTGRPLTDAVHQETFRV; this is encoded by the coding sequence TTGACTGAGGGCGTGTGTGCTGAAGATCTGAGCGTTTACGAGGCGATCCGGATGCGGCGGGATGTACGGGCCGAGTTCACCGGTGACCTCGTCGACGATGCGACGCTGTGGCGGATACTTGATGCCGCACATCGCGCGCCCAGTGTCGGCAACTCGCAGCCCTGGGACTTCGTGGTGGTGCACGAGCATGCGACGCTGCGGAAGTTCGCCGACCACGTCGCACAGAAGCGGATCGAGTTCCGGGACGCGCTGCCGCCGGATCGGGCGGCGACCTTCGACCCGATCAAGATCGAGGGCATTACCGAGAGCGGCACCGGCATCGTGGTCACCTACGACCACGACCGCGGCGGCCCGCAGGTTCTCGGCCGCGCCACCGTACCTGAAACCGGCATCTACTCGGCGGTTCTCGCCATCCAAAACCTCTGGCTGGCCGCCACCGCCGAGCAGATCGGCGTCGGCTGGGTCTCGTTCTACGACGCCGAATTCCTCACCGACCTGGTCGGCCTACCCGACGGCATCCGCCCCGTCGCCTGGCTGTGCGTCGGCCCGGTGCACGAATTCCAACGCATACCCGACCTCGAACGCTTCGGCTGGCGCACCGGCCGCCCCCTGACCGACGCCGTCCACCAAGAAACCTTCCGCGTCTGA
- a CDS encoding acetyl-CoA C-acyltransferase, which translates to MATSAGRRAVIVSGARTPFVKAFGDYTRMDSIALADAAVRGLLERTGLPGAQVQAIVWGGVILPSAAPNIAREIALDLGLDPGCEGYTVTRACASGLQAITSAVAAIERGEYDIMIAGGSDSTSNAEVKLPQKLVHAGAPLALGKPKPKDYLAAARQLAPFTDLLPSRPKIAERTTGEVMGESAEKMARIHGISRADQDEFAARSHHRAAAAIDSGRFDDEVLRVRTPQGTDVARDGLVRANTSVEKLAKLEPVFARDGSVTAGNASPLTDGASAVLLMSEERAYALGYRPLAAFRSWSYVSVDPTDQVLIGPAISMPRALDKAGMSLGDIDFVDIHEAFAAQTLSVLAALNSDEWAKTRLDRDAAVGEVDIDKLNVHGGSVSLGHPFGATGARMVTTMANELARSGKNAALLGICAAGGIGASAVLERV; encoded by the coding sequence ATGGCTACCAGTGCTGGTCGCCGTGCCGTCATCGTTTCCGGTGCGCGCACGCCGTTCGTCAAGGCGTTCGGTGACTACACGCGGATGGATTCGATCGCGCTGGCCGATGCCGCGGTGCGTGGGCTGTTGGAGCGGACCGGTCTGCCCGGCGCGCAGGTGCAGGCGATCGTGTGGGGTGGGGTGATTCTGCCGAGTGCCGCACCGAATATCGCGCGGGAGATCGCACTGGATCTCGGTCTCGACCCCGGGTGCGAGGGGTACACGGTGACGCGGGCGTGCGCCTCCGGACTCCAGGCGATCACCTCGGCGGTGGCGGCCATCGAGCGCGGCGAATACGACATCATGATCGCCGGCGGCAGCGATTCGACCAGCAATGCCGAGGTGAAGCTGCCGCAGAAGCTGGTGCACGCCGGTGCGCCGCTCGCACTGGGCAAGCCGAAGCCGAAGGACTATCTCGCGGCAGCACGTCAGCTCGCGCCCTTTACCGATCTGCTGCCGAGCCGACCGAAAATCGCCGAACGCACCACCGGCGAGGTGATGGGGGAGTCGGCCGAGAAGATGGCCCGCATCCACGGGATCAGCCGCGCGGATCAGGACGAATTCGCCGCACGCTCACACCACCGGGCCGCCGCGGCCATCGATTCGGGCCGCTTCGACGACGAGGTGCTGCGGGTGCGCACCCCGCAAGGCACGGATGTCGCGCGCGACGGACTGGTGCGCGCGAATACCAGTGTCGAGAAGTTGGCGAAGCTGGAGCCGGTCTTCGCCCGCGACGGCAGCGTGACCGCGGGCAATGCCAGCCCACTCACCGACGGCGCGTCGGCGGTGCTGCTGATGAGCGAGGAGCGGGCGTACGCCCTCGGCTACCGACCGCTGGCCGCCTTCCGCTCCTGGAGCTACGTCAGCGTCGACCCGACCGATCAGGTGCTGATCGGCCCGGCCATCTCCATGCCGCGCGCCCTCGACAAGGCCGGAATGTCGCTGGGCGATATCGATTTCGTCGATATCCACGAGGCATTCGCGGCCCAGACGCTGTCCGTGCTCGCCGCACTGAACAGCGACGAGTGGGCCAAGACCCGCCTCGATCGCGATGCCGCGGTCGGCGAGGTCGATATCGACAAGCTCAATGTGCACGGCGGTTCGGTTTCGCTCGGACATCCGTTCGGCGCGACCGGCGCGCGCATGGTCACCACAATGGCCAACGAATTGGCCCGCTCCGGCAAGAACGCCGCCCTGCTCGGCATCTGTGCCGCAGGCGGAATCGGCGCATCGGCAGTGCTCGAGCGAGTCTGA
- a CDS encoding helix-turn-helix transcriptional regulator — protein sequence MQSPSELSRHKRFGRIIKERRDELGLTQMQIGDLGGPSAPTIRKIEDGDATISTHTLNKLDAPLRWLPGSAARTYAGGDPTAHEVAAHTPSTDESIVSGPDSIRFELSDLTGLLAAAGRLNDAVERGRTTEPHVVAAISDLNGVVSRLSARYATAMLERNGGPGKTLHPLVAMAFSHLLDVPAVSSDPADLEERRYRRWLAGRAEDVDAATEGHFRARWLAANPGAASIRNGKQ from the coding sequence ATGCAAAGCCCTTCGGAGCTGTCGCGACATAAGCGCTTCGGCCGAATCATCAAGGAACGCCGGGACGAACTCGGCCTCACCCAGATGCAGATCGGCGATCTGGGAGGGCCCTCGGCGCCGACGATCCGCAAGATCGAAGACGGCGATGCGACCATCAGCACGCACACGCTCAACAAACTCGACGCGCCGCTGCGCTGGCTGCCCGGCAGCGCGGCGCGCACCTATGCGGGCGGCGATCCGACCGCACACGAGGTCGCGGCGCACACCCCGAGTACCGATGAGTCGATCGTCTCCGGACCCGATTCGATCCGCTTCGAACTCTCCGATCTAACCGGACTGCTCGCCGCCGCCGGTCGGCTCAACGACGCGGTCGAGCGCGGCCGGACCACCGAACCCCATGTGGTGGCGGCCATTTCGGATCTCAACGGAGTCGTCTCCCGACTGTCCGCGCGGTACGCCACCGCGATGCTGGAACGCAACGGCGGACCGGGCAAAACCCTGCATCCCTTGGTCGCGATGGCGTTCTCGCATCTGCTCGACGTACCCGCCGTGTCCAGCGACCCCGCCGACCTGGAGGAACGCCGCTATCGCCGCTGGCTGGCCGGACGCGCGGAGGATGTGGACGCCGCCACCGAGGGCCACTTCCGCGCACGCTGGCTGGCAGCCAATCCCGGTGCGGCATCGATTCGAAACGGCAAGCAGTAG
- the hpf gene encoding ribosome hibernation-promoting factor, HPF/YfiA family, giving the protein MLDDSTLDATEQSTADRPRAPRGDVVVKGRNVEVPDHFRIYVAEKLSRVERFDPSIFIFDVELFHERNRRQRKACQRVEITARGKGPVVRAEACADSFYAALESVTAKLESRLRRTKDRRRVHYGDKTPVSVAEATADLIDDSLFAQAEGATAHEHPEAERSRPETESPDYAAGPGHIVRTKDHSATPMSVDDALYQMELVGHDFFLFQDKETDRPSVVYRRHAFDYGLIRLA; this is encoded by the coding sequence GTGCTCGATGACAGCACCCTGGATGCGACAGAGCAATCCACAGCGGACCGACCTCGCGCGCCGCGCGGCGATGTCGTGGTGAAGGGCCGCAATGTGGAGGTTCCCGACCATTTCCGAATTTACGTCGCGGAGAAACTCTCCCGTGTCGAACGCTTCGATCCGTCGATATTCATCTTCGATGTGGAGTTGTTCCACGAACGCAATCGTCGTCAGCGTAAGGCCTGCCAGCGCGTCGAGATCACTGCGCGCGGCAAGGGCCCGGTCGTCCGGGCGGAGGCATGTGCGGACAGCTTCTACGCTGCCCTCGAATCGGTGACCGCGAAGCTGGAGAGCCGGCTGCGTCGAACCAAGGATCGCCGCCGCGTCCACTACGGGGACAAGACCCCGGTCTCGGTGGCCGAGGCGACCGCCGATCTGATCGATGACTCACTGTTCGCACAGGCGGAGGGCGCCACCGCACACGAGCATCCCGAGGCCGAACGCAGTCGGCCCGAAACGGAGTCTCCGGATTACGCGGCCGGCCCCGGCCATATCGTCCGAACCAAGGACCATTCCGCGACCCCGATGTCGGTCGACGACGCGCTCTACCAGATGGAGCTCGTCGGGCACGACTTCTTCCTCTTCCAAGACAAAGAGACCGACCGACCGTCGGTCGTCTACCGTCGCCATGCATTCGACTACGGCCTGATCCGGCTCGCGTAG
- a CDS encoding ComF family protein: protein MRTLLDLILATACAGCGVAGVGWCADCAATLAGPPMRVRPRADPGVPCWALAAYAGPARRAVLAAKEHGRRDLAEPVGLALADGLARLRDDQRPLVLIPAPSRRVSARRRGGDPVVRATRTAARWLPDSRVMPMLRVWWGVRDSVGLTVGERQHNLRGRIMARPGTGAGSEIAENAEVVLVDDVLTTGATVRESVRALDRIGVPVRAVLVTCSA from the coding sequence ATGCGAACCCTGTTGGATCTGATCCTGGCTACGGCCTGTGCCGGATGCGGCGTGGCGGGTGTGGGCTGGTGTGCGGACTGTGCGGCCACCCTGGCGGGGCCGCCGATGCGGGTGCGGCCGCGCGCCGATCCGGGTGTGCCTTGCTGGGCGCTCGCGGCGTATGCGGGTCCGGCGCGGCGGGCGGTGCTCGCGGCAAAGGAGCATGGGCGTCGCGATCTGGCCGAGCCGGTGGGGCTGGCACTTGCCGATGGTCTGGCGCGACTGCGCGATGACCAGCGGCCGCTGGTGTTGATCCCGGCGCCGAGTCGGCGAGTGTCCGCGCGCCGCCGCGGCGGAGATCCGGTAGTGCGCGCGACGCGGACGGCGGCACGGTGGCTGCCGGATAGCCGGGTGATGCCGATGTTGCGGGTGTGGTGGGGTGTGCGCGATTCGGTGGGCTTGACAGTCGGTGAGCGGCAACACAATCTGCGCGGTCGGATCATGGCCCGACCAGGTACCGGAGCCGGGTCGGAAATCGCGGAGAATGCTGAGGTTGTACTGGTCGACGATGTGCTCACGACCGGCGCTACGGTCCGCGAATCGGTGCGCGCGCTCGACCGGATCGGGGTGCCGGTACGTGCCGTGCTGGTGACGTGTTCGGCTTGA